One genomic segment of Arachis duranensis cultivar V14167 chromosome 4, aradu.V14167.gnm2.J7QH, whole genome shotgun sequence includes these proteins:
- the LOC107486732 gene encoding ATP-dependent zinc metalloprotease FTSH 10, mitochondrial isoform X2 — translation MIFSRIGRSLSRSSSAKEYLRGDAKLRTLLGATRTNVHSQGTELGIGFFRGYVAHAKARGNGILSSLPDFKRVPANPKIHYRLFFSEGPKKNKSETNRDDHGNVNFFPFKQPFISSLVMALITVAWFYRPEGQQINFQEFKYELLEPRLVDHIVVSINKSIARIYVTNTPCNQTDSEVVEGTLPAKGTGGQYKFYFNIGSVKSFEEKLKAAQEELGLEPHDYVPVTYSFEEDWEQELMRYCLALFSVSFLLLLVLLYMIM, via the exons ATGATTTTTTCAAGGATTGGGCGCTCACTCTCGCGCTCTTCAAGCGCCAAA GAATATTTGCGCGGTGATGCGAAATTGAGAACCCTTCTCGGAGCTACGCGAACGAATGTGCATTCACAAGGAACAGAATTGGGAATAGGGTTTTTCAGGGGATATGTTGCTCATGCTAAAGCTCGTGGAAACGGAATCCTTTCCAGTTTGCCTGATTTTAAGCGTGTTCCGGCGAACCCTAAGATTCATTACCGGTTGTTTTTCAGCGAAGGACCTAAGAAGAATA AGTCAGAGACAAATAGAGATGATCATGGAAATGTTAACTTTTTTCCCTTTAAGCAACCTTTTATCTCTTCTTTGGTGATGGCGCTAATCACGGTTGCATGGTTTTATCGTCCTGAAGGGCAACAG ATTAACTTTCAGGAGTTTAAATATGAGCTTTTGGAGCCACGTTTAGTAGACCATATTGTTGTGTCAATAAATAAGTCAATTGCCAGAATATACGTGACGAATACTCCATGTAACCAAACAGACAGTGAAGTTGTCGAAGGAACCCTCCCCGCGAAGGGAACTGGTGggcaatataaattttatttcaatattGGAAGTGTGAAATCTTTTGAGGAGAAGTTAAAAGCAGCACAAGAAGAACTAGGCCTTGAACCCCATGATTATGTTCCTGTTACATATTCTTTTGAAGAGGATTGGGAGCAGGAGTTGATGAGGTATTGTCTTGCTTTGTTTTCGGTATCCTTCCTGTTACTCCTGGTCCTGTTGTATATGATAATGTGA
- the LOC110280597 gene encoding glycosyl hydrolase 5 family protein-like isoform X2, whose translation MAKSSLLLLIIITLYFIVLQAVFASHSFSYPLSINNKRIVEEKTGQRVKLRCANWPSHMSVMLAEGLHKQTLSNIVTHISSFGLNCIRLTWPTFMFTRYFNQTILQTLDDLKLEGIKLGIMRYNNDFLNMTHPQAYAFVVKQLFSANIMVVADNHVSKPKWCCDSDDGNGFFGDSTFDPDEWVQGHTLAAQFFKNLSNIVAISLRNELRGPNQNVAAWYSNMRRAALAIHQQNPKVLMIFSGFYYASDLRFLKQTPLNVEPKNKVVFEAHNYPYWNPNWGNKSANSVCASMKSDLEENVGFVLSDDDYDSPLFISEFGMDLIARPQSDERWLTCMLTFLAERDIDWCWWGLQGSYYLRHGKVDAPEVYGLNNFYWNGTTYPQFRKRFQLLLNTLQDPSSKAPYSHILYHPQSGPCVKADQNYNQIEFGDCKKASGWNQEGYKIKLNGDHCLKSLGKEGDPAVLSSVCSSSDLSSSWKFISHSGLHLQHNNTGLCLDKDRNSSILVTNKCICVGDDTGCLDNPQSQWFQLVPTNVE comes from the exons ATGGCAAAATCTTCACTACTACTATTGATCATAATTACCCTCTACTTCATAGTGTTACAAGCTGTGTTTGCATCACATTCATTTTCTTATCCTCtctcaatcaacaataaaaggatTGTTGAAGAAAAGACAGGGCAACGTGTGAAGCTAAGATGTGCAAATTGGCCATCACACATGAGTGTAATGTTGGCAGAGGGTTTGCACAAACAAACTCTAAGCAACATTGTCACTCACATTTCTTCTTTCGGCCTCAATTGCATTCGTCTCACTTGGCCAACCTTCATGTTCACTCGTTACTTTAATCAAACCATTTTACAAACCCTTGATGATTTGAAATTGGAAGGGATCAAATTAGGGATCATGAGGTATAACAATGATTTCTTGAACATGACTCATCCTCAAGCCTATGCTTTTGTTGTTAAACAACTTTTCAGTGCCAACATTATGGTTGTCGCCGACAACCACGTCAGCAAGCCGAAATGGTGTTGCGACAGCGACGACGGCAATGGTTTCTTTGGAGACTCAACTTTTGATCCTGATGAGTGGGTGCAAGGACACACTTTGGCAGCTCAATTTTTCAAGAATTTATCTAAT ATCGTTGCAATTAGTTTGCGGAATGAACTTCGTGGGCCGAATCAAAATGTGGCAGCTTGGTATAGTAACATGAGACGAGCAGCATTAGCCATTCACCAACAAAACCCAAAGGTGTTGATGATCTTCTCAGGTTTTTACTACGCATCCGATCtcagattcttgaagcaaactCCATTGAACGTAGAACCAAAGAACAAGGTTGTGTTTGAGGCACATAACTACCCTTATTGGAACCCTAACTGGGGCAATAAATCAGCAAATTCTGTGTGTGCTTCAATGAAGAGTGATCTAGAAGAAAATGTCGGTTTTGTCCTTAGTGATGATGATTACGATTCACCTTTGTTCATAAGTGAGTTTGGGATGGATTTGATTGCAAGACCACAGAGTGATGAGAGATGGTTGACTTGCATGTTGACTTTCCTTGCTGAGAGAGACATTGATTGGTGTTGGTGGGGATTGCAAGGTAGCTATTATTTGAGACATGGGAAAGTTGATGCTCCTGAAGTTTATGGTTTAAACAACTTCTATTGGAATGGAACAACTTACCCTCAATTCCGTAAGAGATTTCAGTTATTGCTAAACACACTTCAAG ATCCTTCTTCAAAGGCACCATATTCCCACATCTTATATCACCCACAAAGTGGGCCATGTGTGAAAGCTGATCAAAACTACAACCAAATTGAATTTGGTGATTGTAAAAAAGCAAGTGGGTGGAATCAAGAGGGATATAAGATCAAATTGAATGGAGATCATTGTTTGAAATCTCTTGGAAAAGAAGGTGATCCTGCTGTTCTCTCATCTGTTTGCTCATCAAGTGACTTAAGTAGTTCTTGGAAGTTCATATCTCATTCTGGTTTGCATTTACAACACAACAATACTGGATTGTGCTTAGACAAAGatagaaactcatcaatattaGTCACAAATAAATGCATTTGTGTTGGAGATGATACTGGGTGTTTGGATAATCCCCAGAGTCAATGGTTTCAATTGGTTCCAacaaatgttgaataa
- the LOC107486732 gene encoding ATP-dependent zinc metalloprotease FTSH 3, mitochondrial isoform X3, producing MIFSRIGRSLSRSSSAKEYLRGDAKLRTLLGATRTNVHSQGTELGIGFFRGYVAHAKARGNGILSSLPDFKRVPANPKIHYRLFFSEGPKKNKESETNRDDHGNVNFFPFKQPFISSLVMALITVAWFYRPEGQQINFQEFKYELLEPRLVDHIVVSINKSIARIYVTNTPCNQTDSEVVEGTLPAKGTGGQYKFYFNIGSVKSFEEKLKAAQEELGLEPHDYVPVTYSFEEDWEQELMSRTEATVFLGLQVHG from the exons ATGATTTTTTCAAGGATTGGGCGCTCACTCTCGCGCTCTTCAAGCGCCAAA GAATATTTGCGCGGTGATGCGAAATTGAGAACCCTTCTCGGAGCTACGCGAACGAATGTGCATTCACAAGGAACAGAATTGGGAATAGGGTTTTTCAGGGGATATGTTGCTCATGCTAAAGCTCGTGGAAACGGAATCCTTTCCAGTTTGCCTGATTTTAAGCGTGTTCCGGCGAACCCTAAGATTCATTACCGGTTGTTTTTCAGCGAAGGACCTAAGAAGAATA AAGAGTCAGAGACAAATAGAGATGATCATGGAAATGTTAACTTTTTTCCCTTTAAGCAACCTTTTATCTCTTCTTTGGTGATGGCGCTAATCACGGTTGCATGGTTTTATCGTCCTGAAGGGCAACAG ATTAACTTTCAGGAGTTTAAATATGAGCTTTTGGAGCCACGTTTAGTAGACCATATTGTTGTGTCAATAAATAAGTCAATTGCCAGAATATACGTGACGAATACTCCATGTAACCAAACAGACAGTGAAGTTGTCGAAGGAACCCTCCCCGCGAAGGGAACTGGTGggcaatataaattttatttcaatattGGAAGTGTGAAATCTTTTGAGGAGAAGTTAAAAGCAGCACAAGAAGAACTAGGCCTTGAACCCCATGATTATGTTCCTGTTACATATTCTTTTGAAGAGGATTGGGAGCAGGAGTTGATGAG TCGAACGGAAGCAACAGTCTTTTTGGGTCTGCAAGTTCATGGATGA
- the LOC110280597 gene encoding glycosyl hydrolase 5 family protein-like isoform X1 produces MAKSSLLLLIIITLYFIVLQAVFASHSFSYPLSINNKRIVEEKTGQRVKLRCANWPSHMSVMLAEGLHKQTLSNIVTHISSFGLNCIRLTWPTFMFTRYFNQTILQTLDDLKLEGIKLGIMRYNNDFLNMTHPQAYAFVVKQLFSANIMVVADNHVSKPKWCCDSDDGNGFFGDSTFDPDEWVQGHTLAAQFFKNLSNIVAISLRNELRGPNQNVAAWYSNMRRAALAIHQQNPKVLMIFSGFYYASDLRFLKQTPLNVEPKNKVVFEAHNYPYWNPNWGNKSANSVCASMKSDLEENVGFVLSDDDYDSPLFISEFGMDLIARPQSDERWLTCMLTFLAERDIDWCWWGLQGSYYLRHGKVDAPEVYGLNNFYWNGTTYPQFRKRFQLLLNTLQDPSSKAPYSHILYHPQSGLCVKADQNYNRIELGDCKKASGWNQEGDKIKLNGDHCLKSLGTEGDPAVLSSDCSSSSDLSSSWKFISDSGLHLQHNNTGLCLDKDRNSSILVTNKCICIGDDTGCLDNPQSQWFQLVPTNVE; encoded by the exons ATGGCAAAATCTTCACTACTACTATTGATCATAATTACCCTCTACTTCATAGTGTTACAAGCTGTGTTTGCATCACATTCATTTTCTTATCCTCtctcaatcaacaataaaaggatTGTTGAAGAAAAGACAGGGCAACGTGTGAAGCTAAGATGTGCAAATTGGCCATCACACATGAGTGTAATGTTGGCAGAGGGTTTGCACAAACAAACTCTAAGCAACATTGTCACTCACATTTCTTCTTTCGGCCTCAATTGCATTCGTCTCACTTGGCCAACCTTCATGTTCACTCGTTACTTTAATCAAACCATTTTACAAACCCTTGATGATTTGAAATTGGAAGGGATCAAATTAGGGATCATGAGGTATAACAATGATTTCTTGAACATGACTCATCCTCAAGCCTATGCTTTTGTTGTTAAACAACTTTTCAGTGCCAACATTATGGTTGTCGCCGACAACCACGTCAGCAAGCCGAAATGGTGTTGCGACAGCGACGACGGCAATGGTTTCTTTGGAGACTCAACTTTTGATCCTGATGAGTGGGTGCAAGGACACACTTTGGCAGCTCAATTTTTCAAGAATTTATCTAAT ATCGTTGCAATTAGTTTGCGGAATGAACTTCGTGGGCCGAATCAAAATGTGGCAGCTTGGTATAGTAACATGAGACGAGCAGCATTAGCCATTCACCAACAAAACCCAAAGGTGTTGATGATCTTCTCAGGTTTTTACTACGCATCCGATCtcagattcttgaagcaaactCCATTGAACGTAGAACCAAAGAACAAGGTTGTGTTTGAGGCACATAACTACCCTTATTGGAACCCTAACTGGGGCAATAAATCAGCAAATTCTGTGTGTGCTTCAATGAAGAGTGATCTAGAAGAAAATGTCGGTTTTGTCCTTAGTGATGATGATTACGATTCACCTTTGTTCATAAGTGAGTTTGGGATGGATTTGATTGCAAGACCACAGAGTGATGAGAGATGGTTGACTTGCATGTTGACTTTCCTTGCTGAGAGAGACATTGATTGGTGTTGGTGGGGATTGCAAGGTAGCTATTATTTGAGACATGGGAAAGTTGATGCTCCTGAAGTTTATGGTTTAAACAACTTCTATTGGAATGGAACAACTTACCCTCAATTCCGTAAGAGATTTCAGTTATTGCTAAACACACTTCAAG ATCCATCTTCAAAGGCACCATATTCCCACATCTTGTATCACCCACAAAGTGGGCTATGTGTGAAAGCTGATCAAAACTACAACCGAATTGAACTTGGTGATTGTAAAAAAGCAAGTGGGTGGAATCAAGAGGGAGACAAGATCAAATTGAATGGAGATCATTGTTTGAAATCTCTTGGAACAGAAGGTGATCCTGCTGTTCTCTCATCTGATTGCTCATCATCAAGTGACTTAAGTAGTTCTTGGAAGTTCATATCTGATTCTGGTTTGCATTTACAACACAACAATACTGGATTGTGCTTAGACAAAGatagaaactcatcaatattaGTCACAAATAAATGCATTTGTATTGGAGATGATACTGGGTGTTTGGATAATCCCCAGAGTCAATGGTTTCAACTGGTTCCAacaaatgttgaataa
- the LOC107486732 gene encoding ATP-dependent zinc metalloprotease FTSH 10, mitochondrial isoform X1, with amino-acid sequence MIFSRIGRSLSRSSSAKEYLRGDAKLRTLLGATRTNVHSQGTELGIGFFRGYVAHAKARGNGILSSLPDFKRVPANPKIHYRLFFSEGPKKNKESETNRDDHGNVNFFPFKQPFISSLVMALITVAWFYRPEGQQINFQEFKYELLEPRLVDHIVVSINKSIARIYVTNTPCNQTDSEVVEGTLPAKGTGGQYKFYFNIGSVKSFEEKLKAAQEELGLEPHDYVPVTYSFEEDWEQELMRYCLALFSVSFLLLLVLLYMIM; translated from the exons ATGATTTTTTCAAGGATTGGGCGCTCACTCTCGCGCTCTTCAAGCGCCAAA GAATATTTGCGCGGTGATGCGAAATTGAGAACCCTTCTCGGAGCTACGCGAACGAATGTGCATTCACAAGGAACAGAATTGGGAATAGGGTTTTTCAGGGGATATGTTGCTCATGCTAAAGCTCGTGGAAACGGAATCCTTTCCAGTTTGCCTGATTTTAAGCGTGTTCCGGCGAACCCTAAGATTCATTACCGGTTGTTTTTCAGCGAAGGACCTAAGAAGAATA AAGAGTCAGAGACAAATAGAGATGATCATGGAAATGTTAACTTTTTTCCCTTTAAGCAACCTTTTATCTCTTCTTTGGTGATGGCGCTAATCACGGTTGCATGGTTTTATCGTCCTGAAGGGCAACAG ATTAACTTTCAGGAGTTTAAATATGAGCTTTTGGAGCCACGTTTAGTAGACCATATTGTTGTGTCAATAAATAAGTCAATTGCCAGAATATACGTGACGAATACTCCATGTAACCAAACAGACAGTGAAGTTGTCGAAGGAACCCTCCCCGCGAAGGGAACTGGTGggcaatataaattttatttcaatattGGAAGTGTGAAATCTTTTGAGGAGAAGTTAAAAGCAGCACAAGAAGAACTAGGCCTTGAACCCCATGATTATGTTCCTGTTACATATTCTTTTGAAGAGGATTGGGAGCAGGAGTTGATGAGGTATTGTCTTGCTTTGTTTTCGGTATCCTTCCTGTTACTCCTGGTCCTGTTGTATATGATAATGTGA